Proteins encoded within one genomic window of Agelaius phoeniceus isolate bAgePho1 chromosome Z, bAgePho1.hap1, whole genome shotgun sequence:
- the LOC143692102 gene encoding thioredoxin-like protein 1, whose translation MAGVKVIANDTEFQPELSAAGSRLAVVKFTMRGCGPCLRIAPAFNALSNKYPQATFLEVDVHQCQGTAATNNISATPTFLFFRNKVRIDQYQGADAVGLEDKIKQHLENDPGNSEDTDIPKGYMDLLPFINKAGCECLNESDEHGFENCLRKDSSYLESDCDEQLLITVAFSQPVKLYSMKLQGPDNGQGPKSIKIFINLPRSMDFEEAERSEPTQALQLGPEDIREDGIVQLRYVKFQNVNSVTLFVQSNHGDEETTRITYFTFIGTPVQATNMNDFKRVVGKKGESH comes from the exons ATGGCGGGCGTGAAGGTGATCGCCAACGACACCGAGTTCCAGCCCGAGCTGAGCGCCGCCGGCTCCCGCCTGGCCGTGGTGAAGTTCACCATGAGGGG GTGTGGCCCTTGCCTGCGGATCGCGCCCGCCTTCAACGCCCTGAGCAACAAATACCCACAGGCAACGTTCCTGGAGGTGGACGTGCACCAGTGCCAG ggcacggctgccaccAACAACATCTCAGCAACGCCCACGTTCCTGTTCTTCCGCAACAAGGTGCGCATCGACCAGTACCAGGGAGCAGATGCCGTGGGCCTGGAGGACAAGATCAAACAGCACCTGGAGAACGATCCTGGCAACAGCGAAGACACAGACATCCCCAAAGGATAC ATGGATCTGCTGCCCTTCATCAACAAGGCTGGCTGCGAGTGCCTCAACGAGAGCGACGAGCACGGCTTCGAGAACTGCCTGCGCAAGGACTCCTCCTACCTGGAGTCCGACTGCGACGAGCAG cTGCTCATCACTGTAGCTTTTAGTCAGCCTGTCAAGCTGTACTCTATGAAACTGCAGGGGCCAGACAATG ggcagggccccAAATCCATCAAGATTTTCATCAACCTGCCGCGCTCCATGGACTTTGAGGAGGCGGAGCGCAGCGAGCCCAcgcaggccctgcagctgggcccCGAGGACATCAGGGAGGATGGCATCGTGCAGCTGCGCTACGTCAAGTTCCAGAACGTCAACAGTGTCACT TTGTTCGTGCAGTCCAATCACGGCGACGAAGAGACGACGAGGATCACCTACTTCACCTTCATTGGCACCCCAGTGCAGGCCACCAACATGAACGACTTCAAACGA